The following proteins come from a genomic window of Castor canadensis chromosome 17, mCasCan1.hap1v2, whole genome shotgun sequence:
- the Gpx1 gene encoding glutathione peroxidase 1 isoform X2 produces the protein MCAARQAAAARSTVYTFSARRLACGKPLNLGSLQGKVLLIENVASLUGTTARDYTQMNELQRRLGPRGLVVLGFPCNQFGHQLPFFPIGERRERRDSEFPQVCPTWWRVRAQLHTVREVRSEWCTGASTLRLPAGGPAGAQRRPHCVHNRPQVNHLVSGVPQRHFLEL, from the exons ATGTGTGCTGCTCGGCAGGCCGCGGCGGCCCGGTCCACTGTGTACACCTTCTCGGCGCGCCGGCTGGCCTGCGGGAAGCCCTTGAACCTGGGCTCCCTGCAGGGCAAGGTGCTGCTCATCGAGAATGTGGCGTCCCTCTGAGGCACCACCGCCCGGGACTATACGCAGATGAACGAGCTGCAGAGGCGCCTCGGGCCCAGGGGCCTGGTCGTACTCGGCTTCCCGTGCAACCAGTTTGGACATCAG CTGCCCTTCTTTCCCATAGGAGAACGCCGAGAACGAAGAGATTCTGAATTCCCTCAAGTATGTCCGACCTGGTGGCGGGTTCGAGCCCAACTTCACACTGTTCGAGAAGTGCGAAGTGAATGGTGCACAGGCGCATCCACTCTTCGCCTTCCTGCGGGAGGCCCTGCCGGTGCCCAGCGACGACCCCACTGCGTTCATAACCGACCCCAAGTTAATCATCTGGTCTCCGGTGTGCCGCAACGACATTTCCTGGAACTTTGA
- the Gpx1 gene encoding glutathione peroxidase 1 isoform X1 — MCAARQAAAARSTVYTFSARRLACGKPLNLGSLQGKVLLIENVASLUGTTARDYTQMNELQRRLGPRGLVVLGFPCNQFGHQENAENEEILNSLKYVRPGGGFEPNFTLFEKCEVNGAQAHPLFAFLREALPVPSDDPTAFITDPKLIIWSPVCRNDISWNFEKFLVGPDGVPVRRYSRRFPTIDIQPDIEALLPKGPRCA, encoded by the exons ATGTGTGCTGCTCGGCAGGCCGCGGCGGCCCGGTCCACTGTGTACACCTTCTCGGCGCGCCGGCTGGCCTGCGGGAAGCCCTTGAACCTGGGCTCCCTGCAGGGCAAGGTGCTGCTCATCGAGAATGTGGCGTCCCTCTGAGGCACCACCGCCCGGGACTATACGCAGATGAACGAGCTGCAGAGGCGCCTCGGGCCCAGGGGCCTGGTCGTACTCGGCTTCCCGTGCAACCAGTTTGGACATCAG GAGAACGCCGAGAACGAAGAGATTCTGAATTCCCTCAAGTATGTCCGACCTGGTGGCGGGTTCGAGCCCAACTTCACACTGTTCGAGAAGTGCGAAGTGAATGGTGCACAGGCGCATCCACTCTTCGCCTTCCTGCGGGAGGCCCTGCCGGTGCCCAGCGACGACCCCACTGCGTTCATAACCGACCCCAAGTTAATCATCTGGTCTCCGGTGTGCCGCAACGACATTTCCTGGAACTTTGAGAAGTTCCTGGTGGGCCCTGACGGTGTGCCAGTGCGCCGCTACAGCCGTCGCTTCCCGACCATCGATATCCAGCCTGACATTGAAGCCCTGCTGCCCAAGGGTCCCAGATGTGCCTAA